In Blastocatellia bacterium, one genomic interval encodes:
- the bshC gene encoding bacillithiol biosynthesis cysteine-adding enzyme BshC — translation MTVPRSNSDRLSPASVEHRDERLRVSFTDIPHTPRLFVDFVCNFAQVSEFYGPMQRSDRPLSAWAEDVAGRARWRRLLVDVLRDQNRRFGGDDVTQANIDRLADSGCVAIVTGQQAGLFTGPLLTLYKALTAITVAAELQRQGIAAVPVFWINSEDHDFDEVNHCGVVGRDGQWTEIRYAGAEEDLGKPVADLVLTGDIDRAIGELLAALPNSEFLPQIEADLRSSYRAGTRFVEGFARLLMRMLGGTGLILFDPSDARLKPALVPLFRQVLAQSRPLGAALRKQTEMLQNRGYRPPIHLTEDSTFLFFREQGKRYPLVWMGDRVGVKGGATTFTEQEVLDLIAEEPHRFSPNVALRPLVQDTLLPTLVYIGGPTEIAYFAQLTPLYPACDVIEPAIWPRASLTLVESRYAAMMAKYALRLTDLFAGADAARAVVVERSLKHDHLDLFNRAEEVVAEQLAHLRQILVEVDPTLDRPALKAIEKVRHQIASLRRHYIDARAHRDAILTQQIQRLTTILTPGRKLQERELNGFYFFARYGYSILERIRREIEVPSLDHRLIFL, via the coding sequence ATGACCGTGCCACGGAGCAATAGTGATCGCTTGTCCCCCGCATCGGTTGAGCATCGGGATGAGCGCTTGCGGGTCTCCTTCACGGACATTCCTCACACTCCTCGCTTGTTCGTTGACTTTGTCTGCAACTTCGCTCAGGTGAGCGAGTTTTATGGCCCGATGCAACGATCCGATCGTCCATTGAGCGCGTGGGCCGAAGACGTGGCGGGCCGGGCGCGCTGGCGACGTTTACTTGTGGATGTCCTGCGCGATCAGAACCGTCGCTTCGGAGGCGATGACGTCACGCAGGCCAACATTGACCGGCTGGCGGATTCCGGCTGCGTGGCCATCGTCACCGGTCAGCAAGCGGGACTCTTTACCGGTCCCCTGCTCACGCTCTACAAAGCCCTCACCGCCATTACCGTTGCGGCTGAGCTTCAGCGTCAGGGTATAGCGGCAGTGCCCGTTTTCTGGATCAACAGCGAGGATCACGATTTCGATGAGGTGAATCACTGTGGGGTCGTCGGGCGCGATGGTCAGTGGACGGAGATTCGTTATGCCGGAGCGGAGGAGGACCTCGGCAAGCCCGTCGCCGATCTCGTTCTGACAGGCGATATTGATCGGGCCATCGGCGAGTTGCTCGCCGCGCTCCCGAATTCGGAGTTCCTTCCTCAAATTGAAGCCGACCTGCGGTCGAGTTATCGGGCGGGGACTCGATTCGTCGAGGGATTCGCCCGGTTGCTGATGCGGATGCTCGGTGGTACCGGCTTGATTTTGTTCGATCCGTCGGATGCCCGGTTGAAACCGGCGCTCGTGCCGCTCTTTCGTCAGGTTCTCGCGCAATCCCGCCCTCTGGGAGCCGCTCTGCGGAAGCAAACGGAGATGCTTCAAAACCGGGGCTATCGCCCACCGATTCATCTGACCGAGGACAGCACGTTCCTTTTTTTCCGGGAGCAGGGGAAGCGGTATCCCCTGGTGTGGATGGGGGATCGAGTGGGGGTCAAGGGCGGGGCAACGACCTTCACCGAGCAGGAGGTGCTCGATCTCATCGCCGAAGAGCCCCATCGGTTCAGTCCGAACGTGGCCCTGCGTCCTCTGGTTCAAGACACGCTCCTGCCGACACTCGTTTACATCGGAGGGCCGACCGAGATCGCCTACTTCGCTCAGCTCACGCCACTCTATCCGGCTTGTGATGTGATCGAACCCGCGATCTGGCCGCGCGCGTCGCTCACACTCGTTGAATCGCGATATGCAGCGATGATGGCCAAATACGCCCTTCGACTCACCGACCTCTTTGCCGGAGCGGATGCCGCGCGTGCGGTCGTCGTAGAGCGATCTTTGAAACACGATCATCTCGATCTTTTCAATCGCGCCGAGGAGGTGGTGGCCGAGCAATTGGCTCACCTGCGGCAGATTCTCGTCGAGGTGGATCCGACGCTCGACCGACCGGCCCTCAAAGCCATCGAGAAAGTGCGCCATCAGATCGCGAGCCTCCGCCGTCATTACATTGATGCCCGCGCCCACCGTGATGCCATTCTCACCCAGCAGATTCAGCGGCTCACAACGATTCTCACTCCGGGCAGGAAATTGCAGGAGCGCGAGCTGAACGGATTTTACTTCTTCGCCCGCTACGGCTATAGCATCCTTGAGCGTATACGCCGGGAGATCGAGGTTCCCTCTCTCGATCATCGGCTCATTTTTCTCTAA
- a CDS encoding M67 family metallopeptidase, translated as MPPAAKHSQNAMSPLVLPSFIVREIECHARETAPEECCGLLGGKGRVVESLYRLRNVAETPETRYWADVKDVFAAFRLMRQRGQKLLGIYHSHPRGEPRPSETDIRQAYYPEAVYFIITLEPTVCLRAYRIVGGEVEDVSYDVADDLLCGSTR; from the coding sequence ATGCCCCCGGCAGCGAAACACAGCCAGAACGCCATGTCGCCCCTTGTGCTTCCCTCTTTCATCGTCCGGGAGATCGAGTGCCATGCCCGGGAGACTGCTCCCGAGGAATGCTGTGGGTTGCTCGGAGGGAAGGGAAGAGTCGTGGAGAGTCTCTACCGGCTGCGCAACGTGGCCGAGACTCCGGAGACGCGTTACTGGGCCGATGTGAAGGATGTCTTCGCTGCTTTCCGCCTCATGCGCCAGCGAGGCCAAAAGTTGTTGGGAATTTATCACTCGCATCCCCGGGGGGAACCCCGCCCGTCCGAGACCGATATTCGTCAGGCGTACTACCCCGAGGCCGTCTATTTCATCATCACGCTGGAGCCGACTGTGTGCCTGCGGGCTTATCGGATTGTGGGGGGAGAGGTGGAGGATGTCTCCTACGATGTGGCGGATGACTTGCTCTGCGGTTCCACACGGTGA